In Saccharicrinis carchari, one genomic interval encodes:
- a CDS encoding M16 family metallopeptidase: protein MLKRKEVPMYALPTGLNMLKQKELSLKNGVPVHFIQGGTQEVAKIDFIFSAGVVQSNKPLVAALTNTLLQEGTEWMTSFEVSEKIDFFGAFLGQSTSYHHAQITLYTLSRYLPDLLPVIEQILKKPALAQHEFDVLLARKKQDFLVDSEKVKNLAYRKSQEVLFGEDHPYGRVAKLHHFSEVSLSDVQAFHKTQYASNLCTLIVSGQPGEGFLDLLNKHFGGNDWGNRTDDKHEVPEVKSFKKTFHLEEKENALQSAIRIVRPCVSKKHPDFLPLLVLNTLFGGYFGSRLMNNLREEKGLTYGISSYLTSLLNVGIFGVATEVMANMRQLAIDEIFNEMDKLRNFPVEEEELTRLKNYMLGDLMRNLDGPFAMSDAYRGLLGFGLDFDYFKKVEHTIQHITSSQLHQLANKYLLSDDFYVIVAGK, encoded by the coding sequence ATGTTAAAACGAAAAGAGGTTCCAATGTATGCATTACCCACCGGTTTAAACATGTTAAAACAAAAGGAGCTAAGTTTAAAAAACGGGGTGCCGGTTCACTTTATACAAGGCGGAACACAAGAAGTAGCAAAGATCGATTTCATTTTTTCGGCCGGGGTTGTTCAATCCAATAAGCCTTTGGTGGCAGCACTCACCAACACCCTTTTGCAGGAGGGAACGGAATGGATGACTTCGTTTGAAGTATCGGAAAAGATTGATTTTTTTGGTGCTTTTCTGGGGCAATCTACCAGTTATCACCATGCCCAAATAACCCTCTACACCTTGTCGCGGTATTTGCCCGACTTACTGCCCGTTATAGAGCAGATACTCAAAAAGCCGGCACTTGCTCAACACGAATTTGATGTCCTGCTGGCACGAAAAAAACAGGACTTTTTGGTGGACTCTGAGAAAGTTAAGAATTTGGCTTACCGTAAATCGCAGGAAGTTCTTTTTGGCGAAGATCATCCGTATGGCCGGGTGGCTAAATTGCATCATTTTAGTGAGGTATCGCTATCTGATGTGCAGGCCTTCCATAAGACGCAATATGCCTCTAACTTGTGCACTCTCATCGTTTCGGGTCAACCGGGTGAGGGATTTTTGGATTTGCTAAACAAGCACTTTGGAGGAAACGATTGGGGTAACCGAACTGATGATAAGCACGAGGTGCCCGAAGTAAAAAGTTTTAAAAAGACCTTTCATCTCGAAGAAAAAGAGAATGCCTTACAATCAGCCATCCGGATAGTGAGGCCATGTGTGAGTAAAAAACATCCTGATTTTTTACCTTTATTGGTATTAAACACTTTGTTTGGTGGATATTTTGGATCCAGGTTGATGAACAATTTACGCGAAGAAAAAGGGCTTACTTACGGTATCTCGTCGTATTTAACTTCCTTATTAAATGTGGGAATATTTGGTGTTGCCACCGAAGTAATGGCCAATATGAGGCAATTGGCTATTGATGAGATATTTAATGAAATGGACAAGCTGCGCAACTTTCCGGTAGAAGAAGAAGAACTTACCCGTTTAAAAAATTATATGCTGGGCGATTTGATGCGTAACCTCGACGGACCTTTTGCAATGTCCGACGCGTATAGGGGTTTATTGGGTTTTGGTCTGGATTTTGATTATTTTAAGAAAGTTGAACATACCATACAGCATATAACATCTTCGCAACTACATCAGCTGGCTAATAAATATTTATTGTCGGATGATTTTTACGTGATAGTTGCCGGGAAGTAG
- a CDS encoding M16 family metallopeptidase, translating to MIEIKKYKLNNGLRLVVHQDKTTPLAAINLLYNVGAKDEDENKTGFAHLFEHLMFGGSINIPSYDMPLQNAGGDNNAWTSNDFTNYYLTLPASNLETGLWLESDRMLSLDFSQASLDVQKKVVIEEFKQRYLNQPYGDIPLLLRPLAYKTHPYRWPTIGADIKHIEDATLDEVKSFFYSHYGPNNAVLAITGNVEPEDVFEKVKKWFGSIPARDIQKRALPPEPPQTEMRQTKVVRDVPSDILQLVFHMCARTEPEYYAADLLSDILSNGTSARIYQRLVKEQKLFTDLHAYISGDVEKGLFTFAGNVADDVDICEAEKAIWKEIEIIKTTLVSDYELQKVKNKIESSMMFAEINFLNKAMNLAQFELLGQAEDLNSEVERYSAVTAQEIRNYARDIFKTHNCSKLYYLSKNKKQLTC from the coding sequence ATGATAGAGATAAAAAAATATAAGCTCAACAACGGGCTGCGCCTTGTAGTGCATCAGGATAAAACAACTCCGCTGGCGGCCATTAATCTACTCTACAATGTTGGAGCCAAGGACGAGGATGAAAATAAAACGGGTTTTGCGCACTTGTTCGAGCACTTGATGTTTGGAGGGAGTATTAACATCCCGTCGTACGATATGCCTTTACAAAATGCCGGGGGCGACAATAACGCGTGGACAAGTAACGATTTTACCAACTATTATTTAACGCTGCCCGCATCTAACCTCGAAACAGGCCTATGGTTAGAGTCGGATCGCATGCTGTCGCTCGACTTTTCGCAAGCATCACTCGATGTTCAAAAAAAAGTGGTCATAGAGGAGTTTAAACAGCGCTATTTAAATCAGCCTTATGGCGATATTCCGCTATTGCTGCGACCGCTGGCCTATAAAACACATCCTTATCGCTGGCCTACCATAGGTGCCGATATTAAGCATATAGAGGACGCCACATTGGATGAGGTGAAAAGCTTTTTTTATTCACATTATGGGCCCAACAATGCGGTACTTGCCATTACCGGGAATGTAGAACCGGAGGACGTTTTTGAAAAAGTGAAAAAATGGTTTGGCAGTATTCCGGCGCGTGACATACAAAAACGCGCGCTGCCTCCGGAGCCTCCACAAACCGAAATGCGCCAAACTAAGGTGGTAAGGGACGTTCCCTCCGACATATTGCAATTGGTTTTTCATATGTGCGCCCGAACAGAGCCGGAATACTATGCCGCTGATTTGCTTTCAGATATACTATCGAACGGTACGAGTGCCAGAATTTACCAGCGATTGGTTAAGGAGCAAAAATTGTTTACCGATTTACATGCCTATATTTCGGGAGATGTGGAAAAAGGGCTATTTACATTTGCCGGCAATGTAGCCGATGATGTTGACATATGCGAAGCGGAGAAAGCCATATGGAAAGAGATAGAAATTATTAAAACCACTTTGGTGAGTGATTACGAATTGCAAAAAGTTAAAAATAAGATAGAATCTTCGATGATGTTTGCCGAGATAAACTTCCTGAATAAAGCCATGAATCTGGCACAGTTTGAGTTGTTGGGGCAGGCCGAGGATTTGAACTCAGAGGTAGAAAGGTATAGTGCGGTTACGGCCCAGGAAATAAGAAATTATGCGCGCGACATTTTTAAAACCCACAACTGTTCTAAATTATATTATTTATCAAAAAACAAAAAGCAGTTAACATGTTAA
- a CDS encoding NAD(P)H-dependent flavin oxidoreductase, with protein MENKITNVFNIKYPIIQAGMVWCSGWRLAAAVSNQGGLGLIGAGSMYPDVLKEHIAKIKKATDKPWGVNIPLLYPDVDQLIDLVIQEGVKIVFTSAGNPAKYTAKLKENGITVAHVIANSRFAKKCEDSGVDVLVAEGFEAGGHNSREETTTMVLIPQIRKNTKLPLLAAGGIGSGRAMAAAMALGADGVQIGSRFAASEESSAHPAFLRKVVEASEGGTTLTLKKLSPVRLIHNKFSDSVDKLQSRGASVEELRQLLGKGRAKKGMFLGDTDEGELEIGQVSSLIDQVKPVKEIMADLLSEYKTTIDTLCGPAYQF; from the coding sequence ATGGAGAATAAAATTACGAATGTATTCAATATAAAATATCCCATTATACAAGCGGGTATGGTGTGGTGTAGTGGTTGGAGATTAGCAGCTGCAGTAAGTAATCAGGGCGGATTGGGATTGATAGGTGCCGGATCGATGTATCCGGATGTATTAAAAGAACACATTGCTAAAATAAAAAAAGCGACGGATAAGCCCTGGGGTGTAAACATTCCCTTGCTTTATCCCGATGTGGATCAACTAATCGATTTGGTAATTCAGGAAGGGGTTAAGATTGTTTTTACCAGTGCCGGTAATCCGGCAAAATATACTGCTAAGCTCAAAGAGAACGGTATTACCGTGGCACATGTGATTGCAAATAGCCGCTTTGCCAAAAAATGCGAAGATAGTGGTGTTGATGTATTGGTGGCCGAAGGCTTTGAAGCTGGCGGGCACAACAGTCGCGAAGAAACCACCACTATGGTGTTGATACCTCAAATTCGAAAAAACACCAAGTTGCCCCTGCTTGCTGCCGGTGGAATAGGCTCAGGAAGAGCAATGGCAGCAGCTATGGCACTCGGTGCCGACGGAGTACAGATAGGGTCGCGCTTTGCGGCCAGTGAAGAATCATCTGCACATCCGGCATTTTTACGTAAAGTGGTTGAAGCCAGCGAAGGAGGTACCACATTAACCCTGAAAAAACTGTCACCCGTGCGCCTTATCCACAATAAATTTTCAGATTCGGTCGATAAGCTCCAAAGCAGAGGTGCATCGGTGGAGGAATTAAGGCAGCTACTTGGAAAAGGACGTGCCAAAAAAGGGATGTTCCTTGGCGATACAGACGAAGGTGAACTGGAGATAGGACAGGTTTCGTCACTGATAGACCAAGTTAAACCAGTAAAAGAAATTATGGCCGATCTGTTGTCGGAATACAAGACAACGATAGACACGCTTTGTGGCCCGGCTTATCAATTTTAA